A window from Aerococcus sp. Group 1 encodes these proteins:
- a CDS encoding alpha-amylase family glycosyl hydrolase, translated as MAKVTNLTLRHKLAYKIFIRNYTEAGTFQAVIPDLARLKDLGVDILILASIFPVTDQHPEGEVGNPNFVKNFMDVDPAYGTMEDFKDLVHAVHQAGIQLVIEFPMTQLAKDSEVIQDRPTYFLRNKEGQVYTRFPGYEKGVDLDFSNPKLWDELIATLKEWALYVDGFSIRDAQLIRTEFWNSARAEVEDVHPYFYWMGNLLTDNTMFRLRMNNVHYSTEGELYSNFDVLDEGNLAEFYLRFYHGILDLDNLIYVLNLSEIQLPFTAVKNRALEFANHPRVASQVKTKADLRNWTAFSLFKKGMAHLIMGQEYGLTDSIPWDKAEGMDWTPNEDMTEMIQRLSLIKKREACKSGYFFYRGVKPNIIICGYHYYKQHLFGIFKLKTDDQAPCEVELSLPSGDYTNLLNDDTYMVTDGRLCLGQDPVIISYEGDMEVQVNSQANDFLIH; from the coding sequence ATGGCTAAGGTAACCAATTTGACCTTAAGGCATAAGTTAGCTTATAAAATTTTTATCCGAAATTATACTGAAGCAGGGACTTTTCAAGCAGTCATCCCTGACTTAGCCCGCCTCAAGGACTTGGGCGTGGATATTTTAATTTTGGCGTCAATTTTTCCCGTGACCGACCAACATCCAGAAGGTGAGGTTGGCAATCCGAACTTTGTCAAGAATTTTATGGATGTGGACCCGGCCTATGGGACCATGGAGGATTTCAAGGACTTGGTTCATGCCGTCCACCAGGCGGGAATCCAGCTGGTGATTGAGTTCCCCATGACCCAATTGGCCAAAGATTCAGAGGTCATTCAAGACCGACCAACCTACTTCTTACGCAATAAGGAAGGCCAGGTCTATACCCGCTTTCCAGGTTATGAAAAGGGGGTTGACCTCGACTTTTCTAACCCTAAACTTTGGGATGAATTGATTGCTACCTTGAAGGAGTGGGCCCTCTATGTGGATGGTTTTTCCATTCGCGATGCCCAATTGATCCGCACCGAGTTTTGGAATAGTGCCCGGGCTGAAGTGGAGGACGTCCATCCTTATTTCTACTGGATGGGCAACCTCCTGACCGACAATACCATGTTTCGTTTGCGGATGAATAATGTCCACTATTCGACTGAAGGGGAGCTTTATAGTAACTTTGATGTCCTGGACGAGGGCAATTTAGCGGAATTTTACCTGCGTTTCTACCACGGAATCTTAGATTTGGATAATCTGATCTATGTTCTGAATTTAAGCGAGATTCAGCTGCCCTTTACCGCCGTGAAAAACCGGGCCCTGGAGTTTGCTAACCACCCCCGGGTCGCTTCGCAAGTCAAGACCAAGGCTGATTTGCGGAATTGGACCGCCTTTTCTCTCTTTAAGAAGGGGATGGCCCACTTGATCATGGGACAAGAATACGGCCTAACTGATTCCATTCCCTGGGACAAGGCGGAAGGTATGGACTGGACTCCCAATGAAGATATGACTGAGATGATCCAACGCCTCTCTTTGATTAAGAAGCGCGAAGCCTGCAAGAGTGGCTATTTCTTCTACCGGGGCGTCAAGCCCAATATCATTATTTGTGGCTACCATTATTACAAGCAACACTTGTTTGGTATTTTCAAACTGAAGACTGATGACCAAGCGCCCTGTGAGGTGGAGCTCTCCCTGCCTTCAGGCGACTACACTAACTTGTTGAACGACGACACCTATATGGTGACTGATGGCCGCTTGTGCTTGGGCCAAGACCCTGTCATTATTTCCTATGAAGGCGATATGGAGGTTCAGGTCAATAGCCAAGCCAATGACTTCTTAATCCATTAG
- a CDS encoding ECF transporter S component, which translates to MSSLFIAILIMQTFVPWIGYIPLGPANVTIIHITVIAGGMVLGPASGAMLGLVWGILSLFHNMIQPTILSPIFLNPLVSVLPRVSVGFLSGWAAKFLGKWLRPEISRVIVGALGTITNTSLVIIMTALFSAEGYAKALIIPETAVLGTFVGALGLNFIFEIIAAAVLVPIIGSVFDRVRK; encoded by the coding sequence ATCAGTAGTTTATTTATTGCGATTTTAATCATGCAGACCTTTGTCCCCTGGATCGGCTACATTCCCTTGGGTCCAGCCAATGTGACCATCATCCATATCACTGTTATTGCTGGAGGCATGGTCTTGGGACCAGCTTCAGGCGCCATGTTGGGCTTAGTGTGGGGCATTTTGTCCCTCTTCCATAACATGATCCAACCCACCATCCTGTCACCGATCTTTTTAAATCCCTTGGTGTCGGTGCTGCCCCGGGTCAGTGTCGGTTTTTTGTCGGGCTGGGCAGCCAAGTTCTTAGGCAAATGGCTGCGTCCTGAAATCAGCCGGGTGATTGTGGGAGCTTTGGGGACCATTACCAATACTTCCCTGGTTATTATCATGACCGCTCTCTTTAGTGCCGAAGGCTATGCTAAAGCCTTGATTATTCCCGAAACAGCCGTTTTAGGGACCTTTGTGGGGGCCTTAGGACTCAACTTTATTTTTGAAATCATCGCGGCAGCTGTTTTGGTGCCTATCATCGGCAGTGTCTTTGACCGAGTGAGAAAATAG
- a CDS encoding Cof-type HAD-IIB family hydrolase, with protein MYRLAAFDVDGTLLKSDSSLSEATHQALKTMKESGIEIVISSGRPLPGVEMIQDLVGKDLVRYLSSFNGGRIVDTWSDNQVIFEAILPPAEVGEICDFLADYDVDINTYDDHNVLGLKEPNHQYMAHEAQLTGMPIKIENFVENETKVNKLMVTGDPAYLETVRQDLPEDWFDRWNIVKSAPYFLEFNPVDANKGAGLAHLSQEIGVDQEQTMAFGDQENDLTMIEWAGLGVAMGNAVASVKAVADFVTHTNDDEGISHVVDQFITKN; from the coding sequence ATGTATCGATTAGCTGCTTTTGACGTTGATGGCACCCTGTTAAAGAGTGACTCCAGCTTGAGTGAGGCCACCCACCAGGCCCTAAAGACCATGAAGGAGTCTGGCATTGAAATCGTAATTTCTTCCGGCCGGCCCCTGCCTGGGGTGGAGATGATCCAAGACCTGGTCGGTAAGGACTTGGTTCGCTATTTATCGAGCTTCAATGGCGGTAGGATTGTGGACACTTGGTCAGATAACCAGGTGATCTTTGAAGCGATTCTTCCCCCTGCTGAAGTTGGGGAAATTTGTGACTTTCTAGCCGACTATGATGTGGATATCAATACCTACGACGACCACAATGTCCTCGGCCTCAAGGAACCCAACCATCAATACATGGCTCATGAAGCCCAGTTAACCGGGATGCCCATTAAGATTGAAAACTTCGTTGAAAACGAAACTAAGGTCAATAAACTGATGGTGACCGGAGATCCGGCCTACTTAGAAACGGTTCGCCAAGATCTGCCAGAAGATTGGTTTGACCGCTGGAATATTGTGAAGTCTGCGCCTTATTTCTTAGAATTTAACCCGGTTGATGCCAATAAGGGGGCCGGGCTAGCTCATTTGAGCCAAGAAATTGGGGTGGATCAAGAGCAAACCATGGCCTTTGGGGACCAGGAAAATGACCTGACCATGATTGAATGGGCGGGCTTGGGTGTTGCCATGGGCAATGCGGTGGCCAGCGTTAAGGCGGTGGCTGACTTTGTCACCCACACTAATGATGACGAAGGGATCAGCCATGTTGTCGACCAGTTTATTACCAAAAACTAG
- a CDS encoding pseudouridine synthase, with product MRLLDLIQAECHLSATKAKRLIHAGEVFYKGHPLVDINQALDPDLMAIDYQGKRIGLGLGHHYLVYNKAAGQVSAKKDAHWPTPYDHLPECYQGTSIVGRLDRDVEGLLLLTDNGQLHYFLEHARFHIPKTYQVTVNGDLGADLVEKFQAGVTFADGTTCRPAQLEIIGPRQAYLTIDQGMRHQVKKMFLANGLKVSYLKRLSLGPLRLDPDLKRGHFRPLTGEESERIVKIMENNSRNHLITDKNSV from the coding sequence ATGCGTTTACTGGATCTTATTCAAGCAGAATGTCACTTATCAGCCACTAAGGCCAAACGCCTCATCCATGCCGGGGAGGTCTTCTATAAGGGCCATCCCCTAGTCGATATTAACCAGGCCCTTGATCCCGACTTGATGGCGATTGATTACCAGGGCAAGCGGATTGGCTTGGGCTTAGGCCACCACTATCTGGTCTATAACAAGGCGGCAGGGCAAGTTTCCGCCAAAAAAGACGCCCATTGGCCCACGCCATACGACCACTTACCTGAATGCTACCAGGGAACGTCAATTGTAGGCCGCTTGGACCGGGATGTGGAAGGTTTGCTCTTGTTAACCGATAATGGCCAGCTCCATTACTTTCTCGAGCATGCCCGCTTCCACATACCTAAGACCTATCAAGTGACCGTCAATGGCGACTTGGGAGCTGACCTGGTGGAAAAATTTCAGGCCGGGGTAACTTTTGCGGATGGGACGACTTGCCGTCCTGCCCAACTCGAAATTATTGGTCCTCGCCAGGCTTACTTGACCATTGACCAGGGCATGCGCCACCAGGTCAAGAAGATGTTTCTCGCCAATGGACTCAAGGTCAGCTACTTAAAACGTCTGTCTTTAGGCCCACTCCGGCTGGACCCTGACCTGAAAAGGGGCCACTTCCGCCCCTTAACTGGAGAAGAAAGCGAACGAATTGTTAAAATTATGGAAAATAATTCGCGAAATCACTTGATAACTGACAAGAATTCCGTATAA
- a CDS encoding FAD:protein FMN transferase: protein MEAVKLVELMGTVIEMKVGHPEAEALLEKSEAKLRDYEYRFSANRDDSMLMQVNQAAGKAAVAVDDDLFDLIQLAKKVSVSTEGRFNLAIGPLVKLWHIGFSDARVPSQEEIDERLDLVDPHKVQLDPTTHKVYLEKEGMEIDLGAIAKGYFADQIVADWRQAGADYGLINLGGNVLVMGDAPNRADGFWRIGIQRPDAIRGEIMATVPVKNQSVVTSGIYERSFKQEGQSYHHILDSKTGYPIETDLASLTIIAPQSVFCEIWTTALFALNSEEAVAAIDDLKGIEGLVVTQAGKILVSRALA, encoded by the coding sequence ATGGAAGCCGTAAAATTAGTTGAATTAATGGGAACTGTGATTGAAATGAAAGTTGGCCACCCGGAGGCAGAGGCTCTCTTGGAAAAGAGCGAGGCCAAGTTACGCGATTATGAGTACCGCTTTTCCGCTAACCGTGATGACTCCATGTTGATGCAGGTCAACCAGGCAGCGGGGAAGGCGGCTGTTGCGGTGGATGATGACCTCTTTGATCTGATCCAACTAGCTAAGAAAGTCTCGGTCTCAACAGAAGGCCGCTTTAACTTAGCTATTGGCCCCTTGGTTAAGCTCTGGCATATCGGCTTTTCCGATGCCCGGGTGCCTAGCCAAGAAGAAATCGACGAACGTCTGGATTTGGTTGATCCCCATAAGGTCCAGCTTGATCCGACCACCCATAAGGTTTATTTAGAAAAGGAAGGCATGGAGATTGACCTGGGTGCCATTGCCAAGGGCTATTTTGCTGACCAGATTGTGGCTGACTGGCGCCAGGCCGGGGCCGACTATGGTTTGATTAACCTGGGCGGCAATGTCCTAGTCATGGGAGATGCTCCCAACCGCGCGGACGGCTTTTGGCGGATCGGTATCCAACGCCCAGACGCCATTCGAGGTGAAATTATGGCCACGGTCCCGGTCAAAAACCAGTCCGTGGTCACTTCAGGAATCTATGAACGCTCATTTAAGCAAGAAGGCCAGTCCTACCACCATATCCTGGATTCAAAGACCGGTTACCCTATTGAAACCGACCTGGCTTCTTTAACTATTATCGCGCCCCAATCAGTTTTTTGTGAGATTTGGACCACGGCGCTCTTTGCTTTGAATTCAGAAGAAGCAGTGGCTGCCATTGATGACTTAAAAGGGATTGAGGGCTTAGTTGTAACCCAGGCTGGTAAAATATTGGTCAGCCGGGCCTTAGCCTAG
- the gltX gene encoding glutamate--tRNA ligase, producing MSDKIRVRYAPSPTGYLHIGNARTALFNYLFARHEGGDFIIRIEDTDKKRNVADGEKSQIDNLKWLGLDWDESPENPGQYGPYRQSERYDIYQKYIDQLIEQGDAYYAFDTEEELEAARQAQKEAGTMPHYEGTWRDRSDEDIQAARDEGRPETVRFRIPEGETYTFDDMVKGQVSIHSEDIGGDFIIWKKDKSPTYNFAVVVDDHLMAITHVLRGDDHLSNTPKQIMIYQALGWEPPVFGHMSLITSAETGKKLSKRDGSIIQFIEQYRALGYLPEAIFNFIALLGWSPKGEEEIFSKEEFIEIFDPNRLSKSPAAFDNKKLEWINNRYMKAADEETVARLAIPHLQAAGRVSDDPSEEELAWTKKLVSLYKDEMSYAKQIVDLSDMFFHDSLEVDERGKEILSADTAYEVVNDFNNKLDAIQPFDEEHIMATIKQVQKDTGIKGKNLYMPLRVATSGKEHGPSIGLTIEVMGKEKTKHHLEEALSKMGKAE from the coding sequence ATGTCCGATAAGATCAGAGTGCGCTATGCGCCAAGTCCAACAGGCTACTTACACATTGGGAATGCGCGTACCGCTTTGTTTAACTACTTATTCGCCCGTCACGAAGGTGGCGACTTCATTATCCGTATTGAAGACACCGATAAAAAACGGAATGTGGCTGATGGTGAAAAGAGCCAAATTGACAACTTGAAATGGTTAGGTTTGGATTGGGACGAAAGCCCAGAAAATCCAGGCCAATACGGTCCTTACCGCCAATCAGAACGTTACGATATCTACCAAAAATATATTGACCAATTGATCGAGCAAGGCGATGCTTACTATGCCTTTGATACCGAAGAAGAATTAGAAGCAGCTCGCCAGGCTCAAAAGGAAGCCGGTACCATGCCTCACTATGAAGGCACCTGGCGTGATCGTTCGGATGAAGACATCCAAGCTGCCCGAGACGAAGGGCGTCCTGAAACCGTCCGTTTCCGGATTCCAGAAGGGGAAACCTATACCTTTGATGACATGGTTAAAGGTCAAGTCAGCATCCATTCTGAAGATATTGGAGGCGACTTTATTATCTGGAAGAAAGATAAGTCTCCAACCTATAACTTCGCTGTGGTGGTTGATGACCACTTAATGGCAATTACCCATGTCTTACGTGGAGATGACCATTTGTCTAATACGCCAAAACAAATCATGATCTACCAAGCATTAGGCTGGGAACCACCAGTATTCGGCCACATGTCCTTGATTACCAGTGCCGAAACCGGGAAGAAATTGTCCAAGCGTGATGGGTCCATTATTCAATTTATTGAACAATACCGTGCCCTGGGTTACCTCCCTGAAGCGATCTTTAACTTTATCGCCTTACTGGGCTGGTCACCAAAAGGGGAAGAAGAAATCTTCTCTAAGGAAGAATTTATCGAAATCTTTGACCCTAACCGCTTAAGCAAGTCACCGGCGGCTTTTGATAATAAGAAATTGGAATGGATCAATAACCGCTACATGAAGGCAGCCGACGAAGAAACCGTTGCCCGCCTTGCCATTCCTCACCTGCAAGCGGCTGGTCGGGTATCAGACGACCCCAGTGAAGAAGAATTGGCTTGGACCAAGAAATTAGTCTCCTTATATAAGGATGAAATGTCCTACGCCAAACAAATTGTCGACTTGTCCGACATGTTCTTCCACGATTCCCTAGAAGTGGACGAACGCGGTAAGGAAATCTTGTCAGCGGACACCGCCTATGAAGTGGTCAATGACTTTAACAATAAGTTGGACGCTATCCAACCTTTCGATGAAGAACACATCATGGCGACCATTAAACAAGTTCAAAAAGACACCGGCATCAAGGGTAAAAATCTCTACATGCCACTGCGTGTCGCGACTTCCGGTAAGGAACACGGTCCGTCCATCGGCTTAACTATTGAAGTCATGGGTAAGGAAAAGACCAAACACCATCTCGAAGAAGCCTTAAGTAAGATGGGAAAAGCTGAATAA
- a CDS encoding DUF488 domain-containing protein, which yields MEIAIKRAYADYDPNDGERILVDRLWPRGVKKEDAHVDEWEKDVAPSDDLRKTFHQHPNHFDRFKSAYKQELNQNRDAHEACQRLCRKAADHKISLIYSSKNESENNAVVLREHLLAMRVY from the coding sequence ATGGAAATTGCAATTAAGCGGGCTTATGCCGATTATGATCCTAACGATGGGGAACGGATTTTAGTGGACCGTTTGTGGCCGCGTGGGGTCAAGAAGGAAGATGCCCATGTGGACGAATGGGAGAAGGATGTGGCGCCAAGTGACGACTTGCGTAAGACCTTCCACCAACACCCCAACCACTTTGACCGCTTTAAGTCAGCCTACAAGCAAGAACTCAACCAAAACCGAGATGCCCATGAGGCTTGCCAGCGTTTGTGTCGCAAGGCGGCTGACCATAAGATAAGCTTAATCTATAGTTCCAAAAATGAAAGTGAAAATAATGCTGTTGTGTTACGTGAGCACCTGCTAGCCATGCGGGTCTATTAG
- a CDS encoding lipocalin-like domain-containing protein: protein MSMRDQLIGTWRLLSYETEKDGEKVYPFGEDAKGFIMYNPDGYMSAQLSKVGRTPYESGDIHTGTKEEMAEAAHGYMAYSGRFEVDEEKGEVTHHMDVSMNPTWEGQAQPRVGQIDGKILSIYNGLHPEDQLKWERVEPHE, encoded by the coding sequence ATGTCGATGCGAGATCAATTAATCGGTACCTGGCGTTTACTGTCTTATGAAACCGAAAAAGACGGCGAAAAGGTCTATCCTTTCGGCGAAGACGCTAAGGGCTTCATTATGTATAATCCTGACGGCTATATGTCTGCTCAACTATCTAAAGTTGGCCGGACCCCCTACGAATCGGGAGATATCCACACCGGAACTAAAGAAGAAATGGCAGAAGCTGCCCATGGTTATATGGCCTATTCCGGTCGCTTTGAAGTAGACGAAGAAAAAGGAGAGGTCACCCACCACATGGACGTTTCCATGAACCCAACCTGGGAAGGCCAAGCCCAACCCCGGGTCGGTCAAATTGACGGCAAGATCCTATCCATCTATAACGGACTCCACCCCGAAGACCAACTCAAATGGGAACGCGTAGAACCCCACGAATAA
- a CDS encoding uracil-xanthine permease family protein: MSSTPRNSHLEAGIDDKIPASEALTLGLQHGLSMNVYIGPMIIAGIVGLSTGQMSAVIQSTFIACGLAMIIQTKLMHLPVAQGASFIPIAAISGIALANGGGIDGWGVAMSAALVGALGLLLLGFSGLMDKFVNYFIPQIVGAVLLLCIGLSLMPAAVNNIYTAPQASVGQNLILGLVAITSMVPATLLGNRLTGFAGKICRIGSILITFLIGCVLAQFMGVLDLSPVADAPWFSLPMVMFKDFSFQFDLPSVLTMLVIYLLLLSESTGAWIALANASESPLSKERINKGVVGEALGCLLTSFLGTSPVTGFSSNAGIISLTRVASLPVFYYAGGLFILFGLSGKLSALISVIPGAVIGGVFLVICGTIFLAGLQSLQNVEIKEKETFLIALSVGTVVLIQYMPSDFLLSLPPVLQYFFGSPISVASIVAMALNKVLPEG; this comes from the coding sequence ATGTCAAGCACGCCTCGTAACTCGCACTTAGAAGCCGGTATTGATGACAAGATTCCTGCCTCTGAAGCGCTAACCCTGGGTTTACAGCATGGCCTGTCCATGAATGTTTATATTGGCCCCATGATTATCGCTGGGATTGTCGGCCTGAGCACCGGTCAAATGTCAGCCGTGATTCAATCGACCTTTATCGCCTGTGGCTTGGCCATGATTATCCAAACTAAGCTCATGCACCTGCCTGTAGCGCAAGGGGCTTCCTTTATCCCCATTGCGGCTATTAGTGGGATTGCCTTGGCCAATGGCGGTGGTATTGACGGTTGGGGTGTCGCCATGTCGGCAGCCTTAGTGGGAGCCTTGGGATTACTCTTACTGGGTTTTTCCGGTTTGATGGATAAATTTGTTAATTACTTTATCCCGCAAATTGTGGGCGCCGTTCTCTTACTCTGTATTGGGCTGTCTTTGATGCCAGCAGCGGTGAATAACATCTACACCGCGCCCCAAGCCAGTGTCGGTCAAAATTTAATCCTGGGTTTGGTAGCCATCACTAGTATGGTACCCGCCACGCTCTTAGGAAATCGCCTGACCGGTTTTGCAGGTAAGATTTGCCGGATTGGCTCGATTTTGATTACCTTCTTAATTGGCTGTGTCCTGGCCCAGTTTATGGGAGTCTTAGATCTGAGTCCGGTGGCGGACGCGCCATGGTTTAGTTTACCCATGGTTATGTTTAAAGATTTTTCCTTCCAATTTGACCTCCCATCGGTTCTGACCATGCTGGTGATCTATTTACTGCTCTTGTCCGAGTCGACTGGAGCCTGGATTGCCCTAGCTAATGCTTCAGAAAGCCCATTAAGCAAGGAACGGATTAATAAAGGGGTGGTGGGGGAAGCCTTGGGTTGTCTCTTGACCAGTTTCTTGGGGACCAGCCCGGTAACAGGATTTTCATCCAATGCAGGGATTATTTCACTCACCCGGGTCGCCAGTCTCCCTGTTTTCTACTATGCCGGCGGACTCTTTATCCTCTTTGGCCTGTCTGGAAAATTATCAGCCTTGATTTCAGTCATTCCTGGTGCCGTTATTGGTGGGGTCTTCCTGGTCATCTGTGGAACGATTTTCCTAGCCGGTCTGCAAAGCTTACAAAACGTGGAAATCAAGGAAAAGGAAACCTTCCTGATTGCCTTATCGGTAGGGACAGTGGTCTTGATCCAATACATGCCTAGTGACTTTCTCTTGAGCCTACCTCCTGTCCTCCAATATTTCTTCGGTTCACCAATTTCAGTGGCCTCCATTGTAGCTATGGCCTTAAATAAGGTCTTACCGGAAGGCTAA
- the yaaA gene encoding peroxide stress protein YaaA gives MKIIFSPAKEMSFDQSLKEDWQLSPQSQAVVQALKSLSPEEVAKTLKVKDKLLETNLAYIEDFDQGKTYPAISLYHGLAYRQLDLDLQKPAIQAYLGQQVRILSALYGPIPATQPIKPYRLDLSMPLKVEGQSLRKFWQGTFDQAFAAGERILNLASQEFASLLDADRYDWIDVDFYQLKAGKKKQHSTIAKKGRGLMLNYLVNHQVTDLSQVQAFSEAGYRYLAEESDDKHLTFVQDLD, from the coding sequence ATGAAGATTATTTTTTCCCCGGCCAAGGAAATGTCCTTCGACCAGTCTCTTAAGGAAGACTGGCAACTTAGCCCTCAAAGTCAAGCAGTGGTCCAGGCCTTGAAGTCCTTGAGTCCAGAAGAAGTGGCGAAAACTTTAAAGGTGAAGGACAAGTTGCTAGAGACTAACTTAGCTTATATAGAAGATTTTGACCAAGGTAAGACTTACCCGGCCATTAGCCTCTACCATGGCTTGGCCTACCGGCAGCTGGACTTGGATTTACAAAAACCAGCGATCCAAGCTTATCTAGGCCAGCAAGTGCGGATTTTGTCCGCTCTCTACGGCCCCATTCCTGCCACCCAACCGATTAAGCCCTACCGCCTGGACCTGTCCATGCCGCTGAAAGTGGAGGGACAGTCCCTCAGAAAATTCTGGCAGGGGACTTTTGACCAGGCCTTTGCGGCGGGCGAAAGGATTCTTAACCTAGCCAGCCAGGAATTTGCTAGCTTGCTGGATGCGGACCGCTATGACTGGATCGATGTCGATTTTTACCAACTTAAAGCTGGCAAAAAGAAACAGCACTCCACGATTGCCAAGAAGGGCCGGGGCTTGATGTTGAACTACCTGGTTAACCACCAAGTCACTGATCTGAGTCAGGTTCAAGCCTTTTCTGAAGCGGGCTACCGCTACTTGGCTGAGGAGTCGGATGACAAGCACTTAACCTTTGTCCAAGATCTTGATTAA
- a CDS encoding PTS glucose transporter subunit IIA has product MFGFLKKKAKNTSVELEAIANGQLVALESVSDPVFSQKMMGDGYAIEPEDGVIHAPVNGTVTTVFPTQHAIGIESDEGLEILLHLGFNTVDLDGKPFTSQVAAGDQVKAGQVLTQMDLDAVRQSGAETTCVVVLTQADQVESLEVEDPKVVKAGDKVAQVTLKG; this is encoded by the coding sequence ATGTTTGGATTCTTAAAGAAAAAAGCAAAAAACACCTCAGTAGAACTTGAAGCCATTGCTAATGGACAATTAGTGGCCTTAGAATCAGTCTCTGACCCCGTATTTAGTCAAAAGATGATGGGAGATGGCTATGCTATTGAGCCGGAAGACGGAGTGATTCATGCCCCAGTCAATGGAACGGTCACGACCGTTTTCCCTACTCAACATGCCATTGGGATTGAAAGTGATGAAGGCCTGGAGATCCTCCTCCACTTAGGGTTTAATACCGTTGATTTGGACGGTAAACCCTTTACCTCCCAAGTAGCTGCGGGTGACCAAGTCAAAGCCGGCCAAGTCTTGACCCAAATGGACTTAGACGCTGTTCGCCAATCCGGCGCAGAAACTACCTGTGTGGTGGTCTTGACCCAAGCGGACCAAGTTGAAAGCTTGGAAGTGGAAGACCCTAAAGTGGTTAAAGCCGGGGATAAGGTCGCCCAAGTGACCTTAAAGGGCTAA
- a CDS encoding CoA pyrophosphatase produces MLKDYQAFFRDYEGQPLGVERFYAVLIPIVSLKGQGPALLYEHRAPGISQAGDAAFPGGRVEAGESFAQAAVRETQEELGLGRDKIQVLGEMDYIVQTKRVIAAYVAYLTIDHLDDLALNHDEVKHVFTVPLADLDLDQPEIYRMESKLDRGHHFPYDRIPGGKSYRFKNYVEEIPFYNIDQENLWGLTAQLTQRFVQLTAHLRKGASDG; encoded by the coding sequence ATGTTAAAAGACTACCAAGCCTTTTTCAGGGACTATGAGGGCCAGCCTCTGGGGGTAGAGCGCTTTTATGCGGTCTTAATTCCCATTGTTTCCCTTAAAGGCCAAGGACCGGCCTTGCTCTATGAACATCGGGCTCCGGGCATCTCCCAAGCGGGCGATGCCGCTTTTCCGGGTGGCCGGGTGGAAGCAGGCGAAAGCTTTGCCCAGGCGGCGGTTCGGGAAACTCAGGAGGAGCTGGGACTGGGGCGGGATAAGATCCAAGTCCTGGGCGAGATGGACTATATTGTCCAGACTAAGCGGGTGATTGCGGCCTATGTGGCTTATTTAACCATCGATCACTTGGATGACTTAGCCCTTAACCACGATGAGGTCAAGCATGTCTTTACCGTGCCTTTAGCTGATCTGGACTTGGACCAGCCGGAAATTTACCGGATGGAATCTAAACTTGACCGTGGCCATCACTTCCCTTATGATCGTATTCCAGGAGGGAAAAGCTACCGCTTCAAGAACTATGTGGAAGAAATCCCTTTTTATAATATTGATCAAGAAAATCTTTGGGGGTTAACGGCCCAACTGACCCAGCGCTTCGTTCAGTTGACCGCTCACTTACGGAAAGGAGCTAGCGATGGCTAG